A window from Primulina eburnea isolate SZY01 chromosome 2, ASM2296580v1, whole genome shotgun sequence encodes these proteins:
- the LOC140824257 gene encoding uncharacterized protein — MTQRVTAQMNHLRRIIDIGDVQCVVNLRMNRNSFAQLCYLLTHVGGLDHSRYVMTEEKVAMFLSILAHHKKNRVIGHDYLRSGQTISTHFHEVLGSVLKLHSILLVKPSPVDETCTDETWKWFKGCVGALDGTYINVHVPMLEKGKYRTRKGTIAVNVLGVCDRDMNFIYALCGWEGSAADGRVLRDALSRDDGLKVERGCYYLCDNGYANVQGFLTPYRRVPYHRDAWGNRTNAPQNYKELFNWRHSKARNVIERAFGLLKKRWAILRSPSFYPLKTQNRIIMACILLHNFVRTQMPDNLVDEIEEETLSPMPPNENYFIDDFNSSDAWDVWRDDFAMSMYHN; from the exons ATGACGCAAAGAGTGACAGCACAAATGAACCATTTGAGAAGAATTATTGACATCGGAGATGTGCAATGTGTAGTGAATTTGAGGATGAATAGAAACTCGTTTGCACAACTATGTTACTTGCTTACCCACGTCGGCGGGCTAGACCATTCTAGATATGTTATGACCGAAGAAAAAGTGGCTATGTTTTTGTCTATTTTGGCGCATCATAAAAAAAACCGAGTCATTGGTCATGATTATCTACGAAGTGGTCAAACAATCAGCACCCATTTCCATGAAGTTTTAGGGTCCGTATTGAAGTTACATTCTATACTGCTTGTGAAGCCTTCTCCAGTCGATGAAACCTGCACCGACGAGACATGGAAATGGTTCAAG GGTTGTGTTGGTGCGTTGGATGGTACATATATAAATGTTCATGTGCCTATGTTAGAGAAGGGAAAGTATAGAACCAGAAAAGGAACCATTGCCGTGAATGTTTTGGGAGTGTGCGACCGAGATATGAATTTCATTTATGCTCTCTGTGGGTGGGAAGGATCTGCAGCGGATGGCCGAGTTCTTCGTGATGCATTATCACGTGACGACGGACTTAAAGTTGAAAGAG GTTGTTACTATTTGTGCGATAATGGATATGCAAACGTCCAGGGATTCTTGACTCCATACAGAAGAGTACCATACCATAGGGATGCTTGGGGCAATCGCACAAATGCTCCACAGAATTATAAAGAACTCTTCAATTGGAGACACAGCAAAGCTAGGAATGTGATTGAAAGAGCCTTTGGCTTACTTAAGAAAAGATGGGCTATTCTTCGAAGTCCTTCTTTCTACCCACTTAAAACTCAGAACAGAATCATAATGGCTTGCATTTTGCTACACAACTTCGTCCGAACTCAAATGCCGGATAATCTTGTTGACGAGATTGAAGAGGAGACATTAAGCCCGATGCCACCGAATGAGAATTACTTTATTGATGATTTTAATTCCTCCGATGCATGGGATGTGTGGAGAGATGACTTTGCAATGTCGATGTACCACAACTAA
- the LOC140824256 gene encoding uncharacterized protein — MDSTSVTSKGKKPDKLRRSWTEPEEQVLIVALKDLISKGYKTENGFRNGYLPLLESALRNAFKDSDLRGHPHITSKIHVWKKHYGCLTSMLAKSGIGWNDTENMIDATNEAWDAILKVDNSVHVLRYKRWPHYKDWCEIFGYDRATGDRVETFSAVVHDVLNMTEHEPIHMEFGMGDFYRPLEGDGESVSVAQSLPSNPSGGSKLRSKKRKQIDDVDNQIVAAINNLADITKETMSNLIKEMASDSKIENAMDSVLATLGTIPELTSDNKVRVAELLVDNPNKLALFLRLDREGKISLIKRLLNP, encoded by the exons ATGGATAGCACAAGTGTCACTTCGAAAGGTAAAAAACCAGATAAGTTGCGACGTAGTTGGACAGAACCAGAGGAACAAGTTCTAATTGTGGCGCTGAAAGATTTAATAAGCAAAGGATATAAAACGGAGAACGGATTCCGTAATGGTTATTTACCTTTATTGGAATCTGCATTGAGGAATGCATTCAAAGATTCAGATTTACGTGGACATCCCCACATAACTTCGAAGATACACGTGTGGAAGAAACATTATGGATGTTTGACATCCATGCTGGCGAAAAGTGGGATTGGTTGGAATGACACAGAAAACATGATTGACGCTACAAATGAGGCATGGGACGCGATACTCAAG GTCGACAATAGTGTTCATGTACTGCGTTACAAGCGGTGGCCACACTATAAAGATTGGTGCGAAATCTTTGGCTATGATAGGGCAACAGGGGATCGAGTGGAGACATTTTCAGCTGTTGTTCATGACGTCTTAAATATGACTGAGCATGAACCGATTCACATGGAATTTGGCATGGGCGACTTTTACAGGCCACTAGAAGGAGATGGTGAATCAGTTTCCGTAGCTCAGAGTCTCCCCTCAAACCCAAGTGGAGGTTCGAAGCTGAGGTCAAAGAAACGCAAGCAAATAGACGACGTTGACAACCAAATTGTTGCTGCGATCAACAATTTAGCTGATATCACGAAGGAAACAATGTCAAACCTAATCAAAGAAATGGCATCCGATTCTAAAATCGAAAATGCTATGGATAGTGTGTTGGCCACATTAGGGACCATTCCAGAGTTGACTTCGGACAACAAAGTGCGTGTCGCGGAGCTACTTGTGGATAACCCCAACAAACTAGCTTTGTTCTTGCGGCTTGATCGTGAAGGAAAGATCAGCTTGATCAAACGACTACTAAATCCCTAA